The bacterium genome has a segment encoding these proteins:
- a CDS encoding TonB-dependent receptor — protein MIYRLSLSGLFLLVGIFSLSAQVTFSLDGTVKDLYTGRPMPSVNVYVQEIQKGTLTDTAGYFAIKDLKKGYYTLVLTRVGYKRVTRKVQLFKDINFPIKMEEQAIVFEAQEITPGVTEMSIDEGASSTVTTQEIMNSVQVFSKDVYRTLQTVPGISNSEWSSKPHVKGGNPDETAVIIDNLEIREPFHLEEIDGPYSVISSDLVKSMKVLTGGFAPKYSDRMSGVLFINTVDQIQDDSIKATIDFSNASAAIHQRINDRTNVFISGRRSYLFLLENAIDNNFPAIVWDFWSKVDYKADSKNKLSLNYMVLSDKISYKKDSKIIRNEFFKSNKTNYYTWLNWYHYTNDDRFFSTTVGYQHLDKAASFSFDGSFTDDNRDTRSTHLITAKQDHFWKLNKKNIVEFGGEFNQFWSDYYYREFRLDPTETTPIVVSTDIIFVDSKFSGYTGAGYLQNTHKFTDRTSFLIGVRGSTQSYSTGFQISPRAALSHDITEAMTLRFAYGWYYQPDNFQKLRTYDNQHLPNKKPEKSIHYIASLLYQYDDNTSMTLDGYYKDYPVLFDDFTFDFSNRIEGVGVVDKPYQTRTGFATGIDLLIKHKYKTQNLVSIAYSLGTSHIRDENDFETYRDLDRTHMLTVNNIIDLGKMVNFSGMFRVRSGDPYTPSNVKIIGDGTVENSKVYYQTQTKNSGRLPTFYTVDLRIDKKWVTGQMNFVAYGSIINITDHKNVRQRAWKRHVKSDGTLAPFTVEDQEYFPRFFSLGISMEFSLPRTK, from the coding sequence ATGATCTATCGTTTAAGTCTTTCGGGGTTGTTTCTGCTTGTGGGTATTTTTTCTCTTTCAGCACAAGTGACATTTTCATTGGATGGAACAGTCAAAGATCTCTACACGGGGCGTCCTATGCCATCGGTCAATGTGTACGTTCAGGAAATTCAAAAAGGCACTCTCACAGACACAGCCGGTTATTTTGCAATCAAAGATCTTAAGAAAGGCTATTACACACTTGTACTCACGCGTGTAGGCTATAAGCGTGTGACGCGCAAAGTGCAGCTTTTCAAGGATATTAACTTTCCCATTAAGATGGAGGAGCAAGCGATCGTTTTCGAAGCGCAGGAGATCACGCCCGGCGTGACGGAAATGTCCATAGATGAAGGGGCATCATCGACGGTAACAACACAGGAAATTATGAATTCTGTACAAGTTTTCAGTAAAGATGTTTACCGTACATTACAGACGGTTCCCGGTATTTCTAATAGTGAGTGGAGTTCTAAGCCGCACGTCAAAGGCGGTAATCCGGATGAGACGGCGGTTATTATTGATAATCTCGAAATTCGTGAACCATTTCATCTTGAAGAAATTGACGGACCTTACAGTGTTATAAGTTCCGATCTTGTGAAAAGCATGAAGGTTCTAACCGGAGGTTTTGCGCCGAAATACAGTGATCGTATGTCCGGTGTTCTTTTTATTAACACCGTAGACCAGATTCAGGATGACTCGATTAAGGCGACCATAGATTTTAGCAATGCTTCGGCAGCCATTCATCAGCGCATTAATGATCGGACCAATGTTTTCATCAGTGGCCGCAGAAGTTACCTTTTTCTTCTTGAGAATGCGATTGACAATAATTTTCCTGCTATAGTATGGGACTTTTGGTCCAAAGTAGACTACAAAGCAGACTCCAAAAACAAACTATCGCTAAATTATATGGTATTAAGTGATAAAATATCATATAAAAAAGACTCTAAAATTATTCGAAACGAGTTTTTTAAAAGCAATAAGACTAATTATTACACATGGTTAAATTGGTATCACTACACGAATGATGATCGTTTCTTTTCGACAACTGTCGGTTACCAACATTTGGATAAAGCCGCATCCTTTTCTTTTGATGGCAGTTTTACTGACGACAACCGCGATACACGTAGTACACACTTGATTACGGCCAAGCAAGATCATTTTTGGAAACTAAACAAGAAAAATATCGTCGAATTTGGAGGTGAGTTTAATCAGTTCTGGAGTGATTACTATTACCGTGAATTCAGATTAGACCCGACAGAAACTACGCCTATCGTCGTATCAACCGACATCATTTTTGTTGACAGCAAGTTTTCAGGATATACAGGGGCCGGTTATCTTCAAAACACACATAAGTTTACGGATAGGACCTCCTTTCTTATAGGGGTGAGGGGTTCTACGCAAAGTTATAGCACGGGATTTCAAATTTCCCCGCGTGCGGCGCTAAGCCACGATATAACCGAAGCCATGACCTTGCGTTTTGCTTATGGATGGTATTACCAGCCTGATAACTTTCAAAAATTACGAACCTATGACAATCAACACCTTCCAAACAAAAAGCCTGAAAAAAGTATTCATTACATTGCATCTTTGTTATATCAATACGATGATAATACAAGCATGACCTTAGACGGGTATTATAAAGATTATCCGGTTTTATTCGATGATTTTACATTTGATTTTTCAAATCGCATCGAAGGTGTAGGGGTTGTGGATAAGCCGTATCAAACTCGAACAGGATTTGCAACCGGAATTGATCTGCTAATCAAGCATAAGTACAAGACGCAAAACTTAGTAAGCATTGCCTATTCACTGGGCACGAGCCACATACGAGATGAGAATGATTTTGAGACGTATCGTGACCTCGATCGAACGCATATGCTAACAGTAAATAATATTATTGACTTGGGGAAAATGGTGAACTTTTCCGGAATGTTTAGAGTGCGCAGTGGAGATCCTTATACGCCGAGTAATGTAAAAATCATAGGTGATGGCACAGTGGAAAACAGTAAGGTCTATTATCAAACGCAAACGAAGAATAGCGGCCGTCTTCCGACTTTTTACACGGTTGATCTGCGCATTGACAAAAAATGGGTGACAGGGCAGATGAATTTCGTTGCGTATGGGAGTATAATCAACATTACGGATCATAAAAATGTTCGACAGCGCGCATGGAAACGCCATGTAAAAAGCGATGGTACGCTTGCACCTTTTACGGTCGAAGATCAGGAGTATTTTCCTAGATTCTTTTCGCTTGGAATTAGCATGGAGTTTAGTTTACCACGCACGAAGTAA
- a CDS encoding acyl-CoA carboxylase subunit beta has translation MERLLNALRQDGEAIKRGGGQKNIDKQHEKGRLTARERIVKLLDPNAHFMELGLFAAYEMYTDFGGCPSAGCVSGIGLIHGKETVIVAHDATVKAGAHFEMTVKKTLRAQEIAMKNFLPIVYLVDSAGVFLPLQDQVFPDENHFGRIFYNNARMSAMGITQVAAVMGPCVAGGAYLPVMCDKFIMVQGASLFLAGPALVKAAIGQVIDAETLGGATTHNAISGTADYHEPNDDAALDRIRDILSKIAERPKANFNKIAAVAPQWAMDEIAGILPEGLGQYDVREIIARLIDGSDFNEYKATYGKTVVCGTARVGGYAVGFVANQKLVQRTVKGEMQMGGVMYNEAADKAARFVMNCNQDGIPLIFMHDVNGFMVGRDAEYAGIAKDGAKLVNAVANSVVPKITIVIGGSYGAGNYAMCGKAYDPRFIFTWPTANISVMGGAQAASTITEIRLAGKQVSEEEKKKLYEEIRSNYEKQGNPRYAAARLWVDAIIEPTETRDTLIRCLDAASNNPNVPPPNFGVLQV, from the coding sequence ATGGAACGTTTGCTGAATGCCCTTCGTCAAGATGGCGAGGCGATCAAACGCGGCGGCGGTCAAAAAAATATTGATAAACAGCATGAAAAAGGACGGCTCACGGCCCGTGAGCGTATTGTTAAACTTTTGGATCCAAATGCCCATTTCATGGAACTGGGGCTTTTTGCGGCTTACGAAATGTATACTGATTTTGGCGGTTGCCCGTCGGCGGGTTGTGTGTCAGGCATAGGTTTGATTCACGGCAAAGAAACTGTCATCGTTGCACATGATGCGACAGTCAAAGCCGGAGCGCATTTTGAAATGACGGTCAAAAAAACATTACGCGCGCAGGAAATTGCGATGAAAAATTTTCTGCCGATCGTGTATCTCGTGGATTCCGCCGGTGTATTCCTTCCGCTTCAGGATCAGGTTTTTCCCGATGAAAATCACTTTGGTCGCATTTTTTATAACAACGCCCGCATGAGTGCGATGGGCATTACGCAAGTAGCGGCCGTGATGGGGCCGTGCGTCGCAGGCGGCGCCTACCTGCCCGTAATGTGCGACAAATTTATCATGGTGCAGGGTGCGAGCTTGTTTCTCGCCGGGCCTGCGCTAGTCAAAGCGGCCATCGGGCAGGTGATCGATGCGGAAACTTTAGGCGGAGCGACCACGCACAACGCGATCAGCGGTACGGCGGATTATCATGAGCCCAATGATGACGCCGCATTGGACCGAATTCGGGATATCTTGAGCAAAATAGCCGAGCGCCCCAAAGCCAATTTCAACAAAATCGCTGCCGTTGCACCCCAATGGGCGATGGATGAAATCGCAGGTATTTTACCCGAAGGTCTAGGTCAATATGATGTGCGTGAAATCATTGCACGTCTGATTGACGGATCGGATTTCAACGAATACAAAGCGACTTACGGCAAAACCGTTGTCTGCGGGACGGCACGCGTCGGCGGTTATGCGGTCGGATTTGTGGCCAATCAAAAACTGGTCCAACGCACGGTCAAAGGCGAAATGCAAATGGGCGGCGTGATGTACAATGAAGCGGCGGACAAAGCGGCGCGATTTGTGATGAATTGTAATCAGGACGGCATACCGCTGATTTTTATGCATGATGTAAATGGTTTTATGGTAGGCCGCGATGCGGAATATGCGGGCATTGCCAAAGACGGCGCGAAGCTTGTAAATGCCGTAGCCAACTCCGTAGTGCCAAAAATTACGATCGTGATCGGCGGAAGTTATGGTGCAGGGAACTATGCCATGTGCGGAAAAGCATACGATCCGCGGTTTATTTTTACATGGCCTACAGCGAATATTTCCGTGATGGGCGGAGCACAAGCCGCATCAACGATTACAGAAATCCGATTGGCCGGTAAACAAGTCAGCGAAGAAGAGAAGAAAAAGCTTTACGAAGAAATTCGTTCCAATTATGAAAAACAGGGCAATCCGCGTTATGCGGCGGCACGTCTCTGGGTTGATGCGATCATCGAACCTACAGAGACACGTGACACGTTGATTCGATGTTTAGATGCGGCCAGCAATAATCCCAATGTACCGCCCCCTAATTTTGGTGTATTACAAGTTTAA
- a CDS encoding PD40 domain-containing protein, producing MPKSFILVALVVVSAGCNPFNQEQITTLSCYEGQPAFSPNGDVMAFVTTQTGDRHIWLYDLGERITIPVTVNEGVDEHPSFAPDGERIIFTSRLNGQNDLWIVSPNDELIQVTKTDSVDEIFPVYSPDGMYIWYIAISKSAVDGGYAIHRTEARNFSKSEVIYRSRGPLEKITVAKDKIVFGEKNEASWVLMRLDPATGSVARWSDGYRDVRHAALSPDGKHLFFSSDTNGYAQIFFTRADTFNPVLISGESKHLDFPAWTPDGHAMAYQAETSYDIRRIEVKTQMEQMLIETNGDDRSPVMLADGKTLLYVSNAEGRYALYARNLSANKAIRIAYWPDADVTECDLRNDGRAAVVSVVRGGLSTLYEMPITQANLIEEYAAGKSAYALFQDSVHRYAAHYAIDGKAITYVSLKGGSPDIWVYDTATKKEKQLTIDMRTEANPVFSNDGAYIYFDADWAGRWSIWRVPVSGGMPSPVTRDKTPYGSDREPSWSPDGQWLAITRTWYDDADIWLYKTDEGEKTSRTLSKDNNHQERRGRWTHDGKYMIYESGGNTDIWMQSVAKLLEATK from the coding sequence ATGCCCAAAAGTTTTATTCTTGTCGCACTGGTCGTCGTGTCAGCCGGTTGCAATCCCTTTAATCAGGAACAAATTACGACCTTATCGTGTTATGAAGGTCAGCCGGCATTTTCACCGAACGGCGATGTGATGGCATTTGTCACTACGCAAACCGGCGATCGGCACATCTGGCTTTACGATTTGGGCGAACGTATTACGATCCCCGTAACCGTCAATGAAGGTGTTGATGAGCATCCGTCGTTTGCACCTGACGGAGAGCGCATCATTTTCACGTCACGTCTCAACGGACAAAACGACTTGTGGATTGTCTCTCCCAATGATGAATTGATTCAGGTTACCAAAACGGATTCGGTTGACGAAATTTTTCCGGTGTATTCGCCCGATGGCATGTATATTTGGTATATAGCCATAAGCAAATCGGCGGTCGACGGCGGATATGCCATCCATCGAACCGAAGCCCGTAATTTTTCCAAATCAGAAGTTATTTATCGCAGCCGCGGGCCATTGGAAAAAATTACTGTCGCTAAAGACAAAATTGTGTTTGGTGAAAAAAACGAAGCATCGTGGGTTTTAATGCGTTTGGATCCCGCGACAGGGTCCGTCGCACGATGGAGTGACGGATATCGTGATGTGCGTCATGCAGCGCTTTCTCCGGATGGCAAGCATTTGTTCTTTTCTTCCGATACCAACGGCTATGCGCAGATTTTTTTTACACGTGCCGATACGTTCAATCCGGTGCTGATCAGCGGCGAATCCAAACATTTGGATTTTCCGGCGTGGACGCCAGACGGGCATGCGATGGCCTATCAGGCAGAGACCTCGTATGATATTCGCCGTATCGAAGTCAAAACACAAATGGAACAAATGCTGATCGAGACCAATGGCGATGATCGTTCTCCGGTCATGTTGGCGGATGGCAAAACACTGTTATATGTGAGCAATGCGGAAGGCCGCTACGCGCTGTATGCGCGTAATCTGAGCGCCAATAAAGCAATTCGCATCGCCTATTGGCCGGATGCCGATGTGACCGAATGCGACTTACGAAATGACGGCAGGGCCGCGGTGGTTTCCGTGGTTCGCGGCGGGTTATCCACGCTGTATGAAATGCCCATCACGCAAGCCAATCTGATCGAGGAGTATGCGGCCGGAAAATCAGCCTACGCTTTATTTCAAGACAGCGTACACCGCTATGCAGCGCATTATGCTATAGACGGCAAAGCGATCACATATGTTTCCCTAAAAGGCGGCAGTCCCGATATTTGGGTGTACGATACCGCGACCAAAAAAGAGAAACAGTTGACCATAGATATGCGAACCGAAGCGAACCCCGTTTTTTCAAACGATGGCGCGTATATTTATTTTGACGCCGATTGGGCCGGTCGCTGGAGCATTTGGCGCGTGCCTGTTTCCGGAGGAATGCCTTCACCTGTGACGCGCGATAAAACGCCCTACGGCTCCGATCGGGAACCGAGTTGGTCACCCGACGGCCAATGGCTTGCCATCACGCGTACGTGGTATGACGATGCGGATATTTGGCTTTATAAAACCGACGAAGGAGAAAAAACGTCGCGTACTTTGTCCAAAGACAATAACCATCAAGAACGTCGCGGTCGATGGACGCATGACGGAAAATATATGATCTACGAGTCAGGTGGGAACACCGACATCTGGATGCAAAGTGTGGCTAAACTTTTGGAAGCAACGAAATAA
- the tsaD gene encoding tRNA (adenosine(37)-N6)-threonylcarbamoyltransferase complex transferase subunit TsaD: protein MIASNDDLITLAIETSCDDTSAAVLRGSSVLSNIVSSQIDGLRFGGIVPELASRAHQANIVPVIRAALSAAGISPDDIGLIAVTKGPGLIGSLLVGVNFAKAIAFGLQKPLVGVNHIEAHVLASFLEKDKPVFPFIALIVSGGHTLLVEAQNPGQYRILGETVDDAAGECFDKTARLLGLTPVEGALMAGPVIDRLASQGNPKEIAFPRPMLQSGDLNFSFSGLKTSVLHFVQKQNQPLAQNLLADACASFQEAAVDVLVGKTRAALKTTSIRQCVLSGGVAANSRLRARLTEVCAQDGVQLFMPARQYCTDNAAMIGITGLMHYRMGRTDNLGLSPKASLRIA from the coding sequence ATGATAGCCTCGAACGATGATCTGATCACACTGGCGATCGAAACTTCCTGCGATGATACGTCGGCGGCGGTTTTGCGGGGATCGTCGGTATTATCCAATATCGTATCGTCGCAAATTGACGGACTTCGTTTCGGAGGCATTGTCCCGGAACTGGCTTCCCGCGCACATCAGGCCAATATTGTACCCGTTATCCGGGCCGCACTTTCGGCAGCCGGTATCTCGCCGGATGATATCGGATTGATCGCGGTGACCAAAGGCCCCGGGCTGATCGGCAGTCTTTTAGTCGGTGTCAATTTTGCTAAAGCGATAGCCTTTGGTTTACAAAAACCGCTCGTCGGAGTCAATCATATCGAAGCGCATGTATTGGCCAGTTTTTTGGAAAAAGACAAACCGGTTTTTCCCTTCATCGCACTGATCGTGTCCGGAGGGCATACGTTATTGGTGGAAGCACAAAATCCGGGTCAATACCGTATTTTGGGTGAAACCGTGGACGACGCGGCCGGTGAGTGTTTTGATAAAACTGCGCGATTGCTAGGTTTAACACCGGTAGAAGGCGCTTTGATGGCCGGGCCGGTTATAGATCGTCTTGCATCGCAAGGCAATCCTAAAGAGATCGCCTTTCCCAGACCGATGCTCCAGTCCGGCGATTTGAATTTTAGTTTCAGCGGCTTAAAAACCTCGGTTCTCCATTTTGTGCAAAAGCAAAATCAACCGCTTGCGCAAAATTTGCTGGCGGATGCGTGCGCAAGTTTTCAGGAAGCCGCAGTGGATGTTTTAGTCGGAAAAACACGTGCCGCCTTAAAAACGACGAGCATCCGTCAATGCGTATTATCAGGCGGTGTTGCGGCCAATAGCCGCTTACGTGCCAGGCTTACGGAAGTATGTGCACAGGACGGAGTACAACTATTCATGCCCGCCCGCCAGTATTGTACGGATAACGCCGCGATGATCGGTATCACGGGTCTGATGCATTATCGTATGGGGCGTACCGATAATTTGGGTCTATCTCCTAAAGCTTCGTTGCGTATCGCCTAA
- the dgt gene encoding dNTP triphosphohydrolase yields MVQETLHPQKVFFERGRQFVEDCEEQFLAPYACKSKDAHKTRQHGEMEDVHRTAFQRDRDRIIYSNSFRNLSDKRQILVEHDSERNRSRLTHTVEVVQVSKTIAKSMGLNEDLTEAIALGHDLGHPPFGHTGEAILDALLNGEDTAEGTLPGDDFGGFKHNYQSLRVADILEKKYEYEGLNLTSFVREGILKHTSIRSERYRYPDIDTDKLHCDQFVSLTLEGQVAAIADEIAQRTFDLEDALRANYIRLKDVRELKLVQDVDRSCSIAHFYEEDPDEYINFMISGLVRVLVSDVIQNTIRRVEEFCGRKQRTDHFDEWLVIFSLDINRKQNELETFIQKEMGNNFLVNRYNKKCEKVIRKLFKAYYSNPLQMNDKFLMRFTQKQVDAKFDLRKLPPKMVQEKVSEFKKNPLYARHIADYIASMSDSFAIQEYKAIYIPEASVL; encoded by the coding sequence ATGGTTCAGGAAACACTCCACCCGCAAAAAGTTTTTTTTGAGCGCGGACGCCAGTTCGTCGAAGATTGTGAAGAACAGTTTCTCGCGCCGTACGCCTGTAAAAGCAAAGATGCGCATAAAACGCGCCAGCATGGTGAAATGGAAGACGTGCACCGCACGGCGTTTCAGCGCGACCGCGATCGTATCATTTATTCCAATTCGTTTCGTAACCTGTCCGACAAACGCCAAATTTTGGTCGAGCACGACAGCGAACGAAACCGCAGCCGTCTGACGCATACCGTAGAAGTCGTACAAGTTTCCAAAACCATCGCTAAATCAATGGGTCTCAACGAAGATCTTACTGAAGCCATTGCGCTCGGCCACGATCTCGGCCATCCGCCGTTCGGGCATACCGGCGAAGCGATTTTGGATGCGCTGCTCAACGGCGAAGATACCGCCGAAGGTACACTTCCGGGCGACGATTTCGGCGGATTTAAGCACAACTATCAAAGTTTGCGCGTGGCGGATATTCTGGAAAAAAAATACGAATACGAAGGGCTTAATCTGACTTCTTTCGTACGCGAAGGCATTCTCAAGCATACCAGTATTCGCTCCGAACGATACCGTTATCCTGATATTGATACGGACAAACTGCATTGTGATCAATTTGTTTCGCTGACGCTGGAAGGGCAGGTCGCCGCGATAGCTGACGAAATCGCGCAGCGCACATTTGATCTCGAAGATGCATTGCGTGCCAACTATATCCGTCTCAAAGATGTGCGCGAATTAAAACTCGTGCAGGATGTGGATCGTTCATGCAGTATCGCGCATTTTTATGAAGAAGATCCGGATGAATACATCAATTTTATGATCAGCGGATTGGTGCGTGTTTTGGTGAGCGACGTGATTCAAAACACCATTCGCCGGGTGGAGGAATTCTGCGGACGTAAGCAGCGCACCGATCACTTTGACGAATGGCTCGTGATTTTTTCGCTTGATATCAACCGTAAACAGAACGAACTGGAAACGTTTATTCAGAAAGAAATGGGTAATAATTTTCTGGTCAATCGCTACAATAAAAAATGCGAAAAAGTCATTCGTAAGTTATTCAAAGCGTATTACAGCAATCCTTTGCAGATGAATGATAAATTTTTGATGCGTTTTACGCAAAAACAGGTCGATGCTAAGTTTGATCTGCGCAAGCTCCCGCCAAAAATGGTGCAGGAAAAAGTCAGCGAGTTCAAAAAGAACCCGCTCTATGCGCGCCACATCGCGGACTATATCGCCAGTATGAGCGATAGTTTTGCGATTCAGGAGTACAAAGCTATCTACATTCCCGAAGCTTCGGTATTATAA
- a CDS encoding RNA polymerase sigma factor RpoD/SigA has protein sequence MARIKMRINSREDQSIERYLEEINKVQLLKPHEEIELAKRIKKGEKEALKKLVEANLRFVVSVAKDYQNQGLPLSDLINEGNLGLMKAAERFDETRGFKFISYAVWWIRQSILQAIAEHSRIVRLPLNRVGMLNKIGKAYNELEQEFEREPSTEEIAHELEIKDYDVSDALRISKRHLSLDAPLQEDEKSVLMDTVPDKVNPLPDETLMQESLRRDIENTLASLSERESKIIKLYFGLGIERSLTLEEIGEEFKLTRERVRQIKEKAINRLRHKSRSKSLRSYLG, from the coding sequence ATGGCCCGCATTAAAATGCGCATTAACAGCCGTGAAGATCAGTCTATCGAGCGTTATCTGGAAGAGATAAACAAAGTACAACTTTTAAAGCCGCATGAAGAAATCGAACTTGCCAAGCGGATCAAAAAGGGAGAAAAAGAAGCGCTCAAAAAATTGGTAGAAGCCAATTTGCGTTTCGTGGTGAGTGTGGCCAAGGATTATCAGAATCAAGGTTTGCCTTTGAGCGATCTGATCAATGAAGGTAATCTCGGCCTTATGAAAGCAGCGGAACGTTTCGACGAAACGCGCGGGTTCAAATTTATTTCGTACGCCGTGTGGTGGATTCGTCAGTCTATTTTGCAGGCTATTGCTGAGCACTCACGTATCGTGCGTCTTCCGCTCAACCGTGTCGGCATGCTCAATAAAATCGGTAAAGCGTATAACGAACTCGAGCAGGAATTTGAGCGTGAACCGAGTACGGAAGAAATCGCACACGAACTCGAAATCAAAGATTATGACGTATCCGATGCGTTGCGTATTTCCAAGCGCCACTTGTCCTTGGATGCGCCGCTGCAGGAAGACGAAAAAAGCGTACTGATGGATACCGTGCCGGATAAAGTCAATCCGCTTCCGGACGAAACACTTATGCAGGAATCGCTGCGCCGTGATATCGAAAACACGCTGGCTTCGCTGAGTGAGCGCGAATCCAAAATTATCAAATTGTATTTCGGCCTCGGTATCGAGCGTTCGCTAACCCTCGAAGAGATCGGGGAAGAATTTAAACTGACCCGCGAACGCGTGCGGCAGATCAAGGAAAAAGCCATCAATCGCCTGCGCCACAAATCCCGCAGTAAGTCGCTGCGTTCATATCTGGGTTAA
- a CDS encoding TIGR04283 family arsenosugar biosynthesis glycosyltransferase: MISIIIPTYNEIQNIPIRIEECSALTDAQIILADGGSTDGTAEYVRDAAIRNNHLDWVQSGKGRALQMNAGARLASGVWYVFLHADTSLSQSSWEVLRKTIEEKRQLIGGAFYLQMDHPGWKYNYLAWYSKQRSRLFKTPFGDQAVFVKADVFRALGGYREDFPIMEDLDFVRRLKKAGDFEMLPAYVVTSARRFTAEGFFRRSCKNLFMQTLYCFGVSPSRLKRWYE; this comes from the coding sequence TTGATTTCTATTATCATTCCTACGTATAACGAAATCCAAAACATCCCTATTCGGATCGAAGAATGCAGTGCATTGACGGATGCACAAATCATCCTTGCTGACGGCGGTAGTACCGATGGCACGGCGGAATACGTTCGTGATGCCGCCATACGGAATAACCACTTAGATTGGGTACAATCCGGTAAAGGGCGTGCCCTACAGATGAATGCCGGAGCCCGTTTGGCTTCAGGGGTATGGTATGTTTTTTTACATGCGGATACTTCTTTATCTCAAAGCAGTTGGGAGGTATTACGTAAAACCATCGAAGAAAAGCGACAATTAATTGGTGGTGCATTTTATTTGCAAATGGATCATCCGGGGTGGAAATACAATTATTTGGCGTGGTATTCAAAGCAGCGGAGCCGTTTATTCAAAACACCGTTTGGCGATCAGGCCGTATTTGTGAAAGCCGATGTATTTCGGGCATTGGGTGGATACCGCGAGGATTTTCCGATCATGGAGGATTTGGATTTTGTCCGGCGATTAAAAAAAGCCGGAGATTTTGAAATGCTGCCGGCTTATGTGGTGACGTCAGCGCGTCGCTTTACGGCGGAAGGTTTTTTTAGGCGCAGTTGTAAAAATCTTTTCATGCAGACGTTGTATTGTTTTGGCGTTTCGCCGTCGAGGTTAAAACGATGGTATGAATAG
- a CDS encoding DUF547 domain-containing protein, producing the protein MIKIFCIASWLFSSVVFAQYNDSELYVTVLSQHVHSGKVDYARLRLDRRFSNYLFSLTEVNPDTIQNLNARKAFWINVYNAYTLSVVREHYPVKSIRDIDTGLFGTSVWDKPYVHVGGKKYSLNDVEHKILRPMNDPRIHFALVCAAKSCPVLRNEPYRAEKLDEQLNEAARQFMNDPVRNRVDHQAKVLYLSSIFKWYGTDFGKSTGDMVRYLLRYMGINDTDRVASYRVEYLDYDWSLNE; encoded by the coding sequence ATGATTAAAATTTTTTGTATAGCTAGCTGGCTTTTTTCATCCGTCGTTTTCGCGCAGTACAATGACAGTGAATTATACGTCACCGTTTTATCGCAACATGTTCACTCCGGAAAAGTGGATTATGCACGATTACGCTTGGATCGTCGATTTTCCAATTATCTTTTCAGCCTGACGGAAGTGAATCCCGATACCATTCAAAATTTGAACGCCAGGAAAGCATTTTGGATCAACGTATATAATGCCTATACCCTGAGCGTGGTGCGCGAGCATTATCCCGTCAAAAGTATTCGCGATATTGACACCGGATTATTCGGTACGAGTGTTTGGGATAAACCGTATGTCCATGTAGGCGGAAAGAAATATTCTCTGAATGATGTCGAACATAAAATCTTGCGACCGATGAATGATCCGCGCATTCACTTTGCCCTGGTATGTGCAGCTAAAAGTTGTCCGGTTCTGCGCAATGAACCGTATCGTGCCGAAAAATTGGATGAACAGTTGAACGAAGCCGCTCGTCAATTTATGAACGACCCGGTACGTAACAGGGTAGATCATCAAGCCAAGGTCTTATACTTGTCGTCCATTTTCAAATGGTACGGAACGGATTTCGGCAAAAGTACTGGGGATATGGTCAGGTATCTTTTGCGGTATATGGGTATAAACGATACGGATCGCGTGGCGTCTTATCGTGTAGAATATCTCGATTACGACTGGTCACTCAACGAATAA
- a CDS encoding DinB family protein, which produces MKSVFDPAARQEIIDRVNKLSPATQAQWGKMNAAQMLAHCGISFRVPTGDFTIQKTWVRFIGRFFKSLATNDKPFQKNSPTAAEFLITDERIFETEKKNFIDNFQKVSRGPEAITYFEHGFFGYLTAEEWGKMIYKHTDHHLRQFGV; this is translated from the coding sequence ATGAAATCAGTATTTGATCCTGCAGCGCGTCAGGAAATCATTGATCGTGTAAATAAGCTCTCGCCCGCGACACAGGCCCAATGGGGTAAAATGAATGCGGCGCAAATGCTGGCACATTGCGGCATCAGTTTTCGTGTTCCCACCGGCGACTTTACGATCCAAAAGACGTGGGTCAGATTTATCGGCCGTTTTTTTAAATCGCTTGCGACAAACGATAAACCGTTTCAAAAAAATTCACCTACCGCGGCAGAATTTTTGATCACGGATGAACGTATTTTTGAAACAGAAAAAAAGAATTTTATTGATAACTTTCAAAAAGTCAGTCGTGGTCCGGAAGCGATCACCTATTTCGAACACGGCTTTTTCGGTTATCTGACCGCGGAGGAGTGGGGCAAAATGATTTATAAACACACCGATCATCATCTTCGGCAGTTTGGCGTATAA